The Nicotiana tomentosiformis chromosome 9, ASM39032v3, whole genome shotgun sequence genome contains the following window.
cgccaaatcttcaaggcgtgaacaatagctgctaactcgatcatggacatgatagttcttctcatgggtcttcaactgtgcgcgaagcataagcaatcactctaccctcctgcatcaaaacacatccaataccgatctgcgaggcatcacaataaactgtgtGAGAACCAGaagttgatggcagaactagaactagggccgtggtcaaagcagtcttgagcttttgaaagctctcctcacactcatccgaccacctgaatggagcacctttttaggtcaatttggtcaagggcgatgcaatagatgaaaaaccttccacaaaatgacagtaatagcctgccaaaccaagaaagctcctaatctttaTGGTTGGGGACGGCCTAGGCCAAccctgaaccgcctctatcttctttgggtctacctgaataccctcactggacaccacgtgtcctaagaacgccactgaattgagccaaaactcatacctggagaattttgcataaagcttctcctccctcaatctctgtaacacaatcctcagatgctgggcatgctcctcctggctacgagagtacaccaggatatcatcaatgcaTACAATAATGAACAAGTCAAGATATGTCTAAAACACACTAtttatcagatgcatgaacgttgctggggcgttggtcagcccaaaagacatcacaaggaactcatagtgtccatatcgggtcctgaaagttgtcttaagaatatctgagtcccgaatattcagctggtgataccctaacctcaagtcaatcttggagaacaccatcgctccctgaagctggtcaaataaatcatcaatacacggcaatggatacttgttcttgattgtgaccttgttcaactgcctataatcaatgcacattctcatagtaccatccttcttctttacaaatagaactagtgcaccccaaggtgacacgctaggccgaattaaccccttatcaaggagttcctgaagctactccttcaactccactggttCCATActatacggtggaatagaaatgggctgagtgtccggcaccaaatcaatatccttgtcgggcggcatgcccggaaggtctacaggaaacacatctgggaaatctcttaccaccggaacataatcaatagcaggggcctctgcactaacatccctcacaaagaccaaataagatagacaacctttctcaaccatccgttgagctttcaagtatgaaatcactctactgggaacatagtctatagatccgctccactcaaccctcggtaaccccggcatcgccaacgtcacggtcttagcgtgacaatctagaacagcatgacatggagacaaccaatccatacccaaaatcacgtcaaaattgaccatactaagcaaaaagagatctactctggtctccagaccccccaatagtcaccacacatgaccgataaacgtggtccacaataatagtatcacccacaatAGTATATACATGAACCGATAAAACTAAatactcatggggcatatccagaaaatgagcaaaatacaagaaaacatatgaataagtggaaccagggtcaaataatatagaggcatctctgtggcaaacagagacaatacctgtaatcacaacatccgaAGCAATAGCATATagtctggcaggaagagcatagaaatggtcctgaccaccccctgatctgcctccccctctcaggcaacccctagctgactagGCTCCACCccgggctggctgagcaggtggtggagGGGCTGGTGCTGATGAtatagactggctcctctgcgGAGCAGGACCTCCCACTATACAGGGACactctctcctcatgtgaccaaactccctACACTCATAGCAACTCTCCGGTGCTGGCgcaggggactgaagggagccccgagcaccgggataactagcAGAAAGACCTGGCATAGAAGAACCCTAACCCGATGGAGCACAGGATGAACTTTGCGTTGGGAGGGCACCGAGAGATGAACgaccctgctgataactgtgcgaactatggccagatgatgcaccacggtgaactggacgagtcgtctgagcatgtctgaaaggacagCCTCTATCGTGCTGGAACTGAAGGAGCACTTctaaatccaccctgaccatgaggcctcttggcctccctctcatccCTCTCCTGACTGCTAACCATCTCAATATGACACGTGATGTCGACAACattatcaaaagtagcaccagacactctctctctctagtcataagcaatcgcaactgaaaagtgaggccatctataaacctcccgatcatctccctgtctgtgggaaccaaccagatagcatgactaGGAAACTCCgaaaatcgcatctcatactgcgtcacagacatatcaccctgacgaagctgctcaaactatctgcgcagctcctctctatgggactgaggcacgaacttctccagaaagataatGGAGAACTACTTCCAGGTAAGGAATGTTGCGCTgatcggcctacgcctctcgtaagcctccaaCCAACTAAATGCATCCCCAgacaactgaaaggtagtgaatgagacctcactggtctccagaatacctgttgtacggagtatcctctaacacctgtccaagaaaccctgcgcatcctctccctctgcactACTGAAGGATAGAAgctagagtctcccaaacctctccaatctacacttctcatcctcaggcatagcaggaaaaATATAGTCCTGAAATgtagcaaccggctgggctggtggtgcccccggtgtctggaatccctgtaccacctgctctagtATGCAGGCGGTGGGAGTCTAAGcacctccctcggcctgagaagtggctgctgcggccggaatagagacctcttgagcaagactggtacacgcggtcagaatctgagctaaggcctcctgaatgcctggaatcacaataggcacatgtggtgcctgagctggtacatcaacaactggaatctggtcctgatatAGGGCAACTAGTGGAtttgcaggtgctgccctagctgttgTGTGGGttgtacctctgcccctaccgcagcctctaccgcgacctcggcctctcgtggccctggctggtggtactggtggctgtccatcctgcccaatagtacgagtcctcaccatctgtgagagaatgtaacaacagaagtttagttaccagaatcaaaagatcTGCACGACAAACattcaagaatgtgaaaattcctaatggttcggcagcctctcgaagataagtacaagtgtctccgtaccgatccacaagactctactaaacctgctcatgactcgtgagacctatgtaacctaggctctgatactaacttgtcatgacccaaatacctaacccgtcatgatggtgcctatcgtggaactaggcaagtcgacattcTCAATATACCTTCAATATATCACAGAAaggagctaaagcaattaaataaacttaagatttacataataacggggtaaaaacccaaaaaaacaAGTGtggaatgatagcccgacatcggggtgttactaaatcatgagcatctaacaaccaatctagaaacagagtctactacagtttgtgccaaatgccaatacaagagagaaggATAATAAGAAGAAAACAtaaggactgcggacgccggcagctacctcgtagtctccgataatcagctcgcgcacgaactcagcgactgtcagaaccgtacacacctggatctacataTGAAGTGTAgggcgtagcatgagtacaaccaactcagtaagtaacagaattaaataaggaactaagaagtagtaacgagcaataaaaatacagttcatttcaaaagttttcagtaaagagtgaacatgctttcaaatctggtggTATAAgacaaatcagttcgagctcaagtaacacaaatatgaatcttccaaaaatttcactacaacaacagataacaacataagtgcatcaacaaataaaagcaagtacaacctctcaaggcagcagtcactcagctCATCTCAGCAACTCATaatctcggctctcagccctcaatatacactctcaataggtacctgcgctcactaaggGTGTACAGACGCCGGAGGGGCTCCTTAGCCCAAGAGctacattgttgcggcgtgcagcctgatctaatcttattgcggcgtgcaacccgatccaataatatatatatatatatatatatatatatatatatatatatatatatatatatatatatatatatatagcccgaaggcttgttgcggcgtgcaacttgaTCCATATGCCTCACAGCTCACAACTCGACATTCAGGccttatctcagtcactaacctctccagcccctcgggctaacAGAATATCATattaatcagcccaaacagagaatacaataagtatcaacaagaaatgagggggaacggagatataacacacaagtaagactgtgactgagtataagacatcaattagcagtcaattcaacaagtatacgaccgatgcgggtcccaacaatgatattatatggcctaagcatggtttctaacatgaaaggcagttaattgctcaaagacaaggaagaacaagtaataacaatggctattcgactttatagtctcacgggacggaccaagtcataatccctcacggtgcacgctcacacgccctcacctagtatgtgtgtcaccttcaaacactcacatcataccaattctcggggtttcataccctcaaaaccagatttaagactgttacttagcTCAAatcgcgcaaaatcctactctacAATGCCCTTGCCCCTCGGATCAACCTCCAAacgccctgaatctagccacaagcagtacgatataattgatataggctaaaagaatcaattccacaagataaacacgaaattataagtcaAAACCCGAAATAAgctcaaaccggcccccgggcccacgtctcaaaatccgacaaaagtcacaaaatatgaataccagtacactcacgagtccaaccatataagaattactcgaatccaacctcaaatcaccttccaaaactcgaaattttagcctatgaagtttatatcatttccccccaaatttacaactcaaatccctaattaaatgataaaaataacaatagattcatgaaatatagtccaatccgagttagaatcNNNNNNNNNNNNNNNNNNNNNNNNNNNNNNNNNNNNNNNNNNNNNNNNNNNNNNNNNNNNNNNNNNNNNNNNNNNNNNNNNNNNNNNNNNNNNNNNNNNNNNNNNNNNNNNNNNNNNNNNNNNNNNNNNNNNNNNNNNNNNNNNNNNNNNNNNNNNNNNNNNNNNNNNNNNNNNNNNNNNNNNNNNNNNNNNNNNNNNNNGCAACTTACTGTAGCTGTTTAGCCTAACAAAATATGGTCAATTTAATCTCTTAAAATGAACTGTATCACATACTTAGAAATGTAGGAAATACTTCATTTACTAGTTAAGTTCTCTATTGGCTTTAGTATGACAAAAAAGACTTTGATCTTTATGTTCGATATGATCTCAGCTATCTGATAAGTTAGTCCTATCATCCGTGGAATAAATTCATGATTTGAACTTGCATTGCAGCTACATTTTGGGAATCCATAAAAGAAGATTATGAAGCTGTTGCACCACCAAGAGGATTTCAAGGTATATATAACACATTACCAACCATATGATCGTTAACGTCCGTTTATTTACTCATGCGTTTCACATAATAGTATCTatttcttttcatctttacttgtgTCGGGAgtatatcggaaacagtctctctaccttctCAAGGTAGGCGTAAGGTTGTGTACACTCTATACTTCTCAGGCCCACTTTGTGGGATTATACTAcatttgttattattgttgttgttgttgcatttcacataataaagTTCACCTTGTTTTCTGGTGTTTCCAAAATAGGTATTATTTCATGGCTATTCCTACCAGCAATTGCTGCTGGAATGTACTTCAATGTTCCAGTAAGTCGACGAAATTTGACACTCGAAAACGCCCTTTTCTAGCAAACTAAAGTCTGGTGTTTTCACCTCTTGACATGCAGGGAGAGTACTTATATATTGGAGCAGCTGTGTTTACAATTGTGTTTTGCATTATTGAGATGGACAAACCAAGTGAAGCTCACAATTTTGAGCCTCAGATATATAACATGGAACGAGGAGCTCGAGACAAGTTAATATCGGATTATAACACCATGGATATTTGGGAATTCAATGAGAAATATGGTGATATTTGGGATTTCACTGTTAAGCTTCAGAAGGATGATATCATGAAAAGATAAAAGTACAATGAAACAAATTGTGTTTTGGATCGTCGATTTAgttgtataatcaatgtatatatGACATTTCATGTGAATGATATCGTTTTCATAATTAGTTAATGTTGTAAATTAGTTTTTGAAAACAGCCTTTCGGAAACAGGCTCTCTATCTTtttaaggtaggggtaaggtatgcgtacatactacccttcCCAA
Protein-coding sequences here:
- the LOC104087356 gene encoding photosynthetic NDH subunit of subcomplex B 5, chloroplastic-like, yielding MADSVTISLLSTVPVPNPVLSTKSGESQLKYNFLFRRNQCSISLKIGTKCSGMRSSTRLYAGLTEIEPDINEDPVDRWRTNGIEITCIAATFWESIKEDYEAVAPPRGFQGIISWLFLPAIAAGMYFNVPGEYLYIGAAVFTIVFCIIEMDKPSEAHNFEPQIYNMERGARDKLISDYNTMDIWEFNEKYGDIWDFTVKLQKDDIMKR